TTAGGTTGTAGATATATATTCCATCAAATGGATTTGATTTGCAAGGTTGTCTAGTCAACCGTAAAAAAAATGTCACATTGAAGGATAACCTAGACATTTGATATTGCATCAAAACACCTCGTAATCAACTTTTTAGTCACTAGGAATCCATGTGAAGCCGCTCTATTGAAATATGACGCCCTAATAATAGCATTTtaacgagtaattgtgaaataaaaTCCCTTCCCCGGCTGCACCTCGATTTTCTCGGAcaattttctctctctctctctacagcATCTAATGATCACTGCTCCGCAACCCGTGAAGGGTTTTAGGTATCAAAAGTGCAATTCGACAGTTTCTGAGTCACTATGCACCCAGTGCACTACCCCGAGTTTGGCAGGTTCTGATGGATGGAGGGTGCATCTGCTCTCTACAGCATCTAGTCTAATGTACAGCCCTTTGCAACCCGTGAAGACCATTCAGTTTGACCATTTAAAGTAGGTTTTCTGTATGCGGCCGAGTGTACTGTGCAAGCTAAATTGTTAAATCTGCAGAATTTTtaacttgaagttgtgaaatcaGGTAAGGACAAATATCACACATTGGAATCCCAAAATTTATGCAGCCTTCAAACTGATTGATTCTCATGCACACACGACAGGATCCATTGCTGAAGTTAGAGCTTTTCGTCTCATAAGAAAGATAGACAGCTATTCTACAGATTCACGTGTGTCACTCCAACGTGCTTCTCTACACTTTATTATTATTCTGAGAGGAGCTGAATCTCACAATTAAACCCTGCATTTTACTATTACCATCTCCATGTCCCTCTTTTTTTCACTGCTCATTGGCCACTGCATGCATATATATACTGGAGCTAGCTAGAGTGTATATGACAAGTACATCACAACCTCAAGCATAATGAACGTCATAATGAAAGTTTTCTGTGTCTTTCTTACATTCCTCCTAACATCGGCGTTTCTTCTTCCCTCTGCTGAGAGCTTGAGACCCATCAAAGGGGGTGGATCGCCTAAAGGAGATTCAGGCAAAGTTCCTGAAGTAAGGAAAGGTATGGATACTACTCAGGGTGGTTATGGAGGTCGTTCATTAGGAGGAGAATCCAACCAAGGAAGCCAAAGAAATAAAGATTTTCCTAGTGTCAACCCCTCCACATTGGGAGTTGGTGAAAATGGAAGAAACTGTAGTGACAGCGGGAAGGAGGGTGGAGGTTCGGAAGGAAGTTATACCAATGGTGAAGAAAGGGGAAATGATGGTgcaactggtggtggtggtgatggtcaaAATGAAGATAGTGATGAAGATGACCAAGGAAATAATTCAAATGATGAAGACGGTAATAGTGACAATGATGAAGGAAATAACTcaaatgatgatgaagacgataatAATGATAAGGACCAAGGAAATGACCGCAAGGACGACGGTAATGATGGGTTGGGCGGAGACACTGGAGGAAATGGTGAGGGAGGAGGAGCATACGGTGGAGGTGATAATGGAGGAAATGGTGGTTTTGGTGAGGGAGGGGGAGGAGGTAGTGGaagtggaggtggaggtggataCGGTGCAGGGTTTGGAGGAGGGTATGGGGGAGGAAATGGAGGAGGGTATGGAGGTGGAGGAGGATTTGGCGGTGGTGTTGGTATGGGCGGAGGATTCGGGTTCGGAGTAGGAGGAGGACAAGGTGGTGGTGGTAGACACGGGCCTTGAATTGAGATGCAATGTTCATGTTCCCTTTTCATTCTAGGTTATTTTCTTGTTTGTTCATGCAATCAGCAAAATTTCTACGCACGAATATCTAGCATTTTATTACTTTTAGCCTTGAAACCTTTGGATTTGTGAATGCTATCATCAAAGACAGTCAGCTTTCTTTGTCAGCTTCATAATTCCACAGACTGTAAAGTTATGGAACAGTCTACATTATCATCTGGATATCAATCAGTAGCCTAAAATGCGCAATGTGGAACTGAGTTAGTCTTGCCAGAAGCAAGTTTTATGCTTGATATTATGGATGTTGCATGCTGCTTTGCAAAATTTAGCAGCCTTGCCAACCACATTTCTGACAGGTATTTCAGTAGATTCTCGGGATCTTGTCACTCTTCTGCTTGTTATCACTCTGGGAGATACGTGGAGATCAATGAATCAACAAAAGCCACCGACATTCTGAAACTCACTCAGATATACCACTCAAAATGGTAGTAATATTTTAACTTCTATAAAAATGATGGAACTAGTTAACGAATAATGGAATTCATTCCGACTATTGGTACTTGGTTTCACCACTCAAAATGGTAATATTTTCTTGTACTTGAAATACAGTAAGAAGCACATGAATATGAATCCACAGGCTGAACTTGTGATAATCAGGACCCAGTTGAAACCATCTGCATAGTCGAAAATTGTAGTTTTTAAGTTCATTCCAAAAACTCCAGTAACAACTGCAAATATAGTAGCCACAAAAGTTGCTGCAGTCAGAAGCACCTCGAACTGTATGAGCTGGTTTTGAACATTTCCCTGTTTCATTCAGAGATAGTTGAAGTCAAGTTAATTAAGTTCAATTTATACTTAAAAAACTCTAAGCTCAGAGGAATACGAAATTTAAAGAAAGAATCAAAAAGTTTAACATTGACACCACCCTAGGACAAAACAGAGCTTATAGAGAGAGCAGCTTTCAAAAAACCGAATTAAAAACAATCTATTACACGAAAAACCTCTCCTTGAAGAAATTTGGAATTATACTTCACAATTAAATCTCACCAGTTTAATGTTGATGAGATCTTCGGTATCATCTATGTACTCTTTGAGCTGCAACCAACACAACAATTAAACACCAAAAAATTAGAGATGCCCTTATCAGGTATACTTTCTGTTTCAGGACTGAAATAGTTTTCTGTGTTTCATTTATTATCTTCTCTGATATATAAACTGACAAAAGATTTAAGAAAAAAATACTTACCGTGAACAATTTGCTGAGGGTATTATCAACGACGACAAAGTATGCTTCCAGCAACATTTCGAGCTCTTCGATGTTGTACCCATTAGCTGATGAACTCATATAACTTCCGTGTTTGCTAAAAGCACCGCTCAAAGCAGTTTCCAGTTTATGAATCCCAGACATTGATGCAACAGGTGAAATTGGTGCAGATTTTGAGACCATCTTGGGTTCCTCCGCAAAACTACTAGAGAAATATTGTTCCGTTGAGGAAAAAACCTCCATTCTCTCTTTCTTCTCTGTCAAGTACATCTCTGCCATGTCCCCATCATCATCCATGAGCTGTTCTATTTCATCTCGGACCTGGAAATTCAACCCAGCAGTAAATATACCTCACTCTGGAGTTGGTTGAAATAAAAACTGACACTAAGTTTTTTAATGCCCGAGTCTTCAACCTAAAAACAATTCTTAACAGCAAATGAAATGTCAAAGTTCTAGGTATTTTGTCCATTCTACCTTCTGAACTCGCCTAGTCAATGCGAGCAGATGGCCTTTGAGTCTACGAACACGTTCTAGATTGCGGGTGTTAATTGATGTAGCTAACTCATCTAAAACTGGATATACCTCCATTTCCAGTTCTTTCACCTACAAAACCAAAAATGGTGTCATTCAAGAACTCATGATATGTCAAAGGTAGGAACCTCCCTCATGCTTCGTGTGAAAATGGAATTAAACTAACTCAATGTTGTCTTTTCCAGCTAGATTCTTTCATTCCCACCACCCATTTTAAATGACTCATTAAGAGTACACTTGAGATTATGTAATTACTGAGTAATCAAGAAAAGAACTAAAAACTAATTTAGCTCGAGAAGAGAAGGGTTATCACTTAGTAATTTTTGAATGACTCTACCCCTCAATCTTATTGAACCAGAATATCCATGCCACAGAATTGTTCTGAGATACCAAAAGATAATACTAATGCTATTTCAATAAAATAAGATTTGTCATTTTCATAAAAATTTCCTTCCATTTTAGGAAATTGGTGTTTCGCATAGTACTCATCTCGTTATGGATTTAGAGAAAGCAGGTAACTAAGTCAAGAGAATCCTGGAGGGTAAGCCACCAACATCAAGAAAACTTCCACATACCTGAGCGTCGAGGGTCATGCAAGTAAATTCCAAAGCCAGCTCGACTGCCCTGAATTCGAAAGCCAGGTTATCTGAGTTGAATCAGTACAAGGTGTAAGATTATCACCCAGAATTCATGATTATAAACTAAAAATTTAATAGAATCTTATGATATTATAAATACTTTGAAGGGGATATTCATTTGTTCATACTGTAAAGTGAAAAGGAAATCATCTAAATAGcatgtagatttttattttataacaTTGATGGCTGTTTTAATATATTGTTTCTAACGACTAATCCCGAAACGTATTAACTATTAAGGAATGACTAATAGCTTTATGAATATCGCACATGTGCTCATAAGTAACTAAGAATTTTAGACTTCGAAGTTCCCAAGTGTTGAGTGTAAGATAATGTCAGGTAGCCTAATTTATGTTCATACGCTAATGTGTCAACTGCTCAGCAAGAAACACTCATAATCTCATATTACCATCCTAGCTTCAAATGGTGTCATCTATGTTTTCAAAACAAACTGGCAGAGATGCATAATGTGATCAACTGAGTAGCGAGGGTAGTCATTAGGGTGATAAGTCCATTTAGCCTAGGAAAGAGTGTGTATAAGTTGTTTTTTACATTACATCTTATACCGTGATGCCAATGTTTCTAAATGTACAAACCAGTTTATCTAACAAATGCACAAAAGATATCAAAAGGATTATCTGTGTACCGCAAAGCGAAAACAGAAACTAGGGACCAGGCATTTGAATTCTAACTGCAAATGTATGTCTGTGACAGTAAACCACTAATTCAAAAAGCTTGATCCAGCTAACAATTTTTATTTGACAAGGGTCAATAGTAAGCGAACATCCAACAATACTCCTTCTCGTAACTCTTAAGTTTGCTGGACTACTGAACCTACTATCTCCATGGACTTATTAGTCTATCAACATACTAACAATCAGTTTTCCTAAATTATGACGTCAGTAGAAAGGCGTGAAACTATCTATGTAACACAAGCCACCATGACGAGCATAAGAAGTTATAGACACATATAGAAGAAAATACCATTTTTGTATATCTCATTCAAACTCAAAGGCTTTAATAATGTTAGTATAATTACCGCTTTGTTCTCTGGTCGTCTGAAGGCGCCTGCAAAGTTCTGATTCATATTGCATAACACACCCATCCAACGAATTCATCAACAGAACTTCATCAGCAGTGATAATACACCTTATCTGTTCAAGACTGACAACAATAGCTTTCTCTCTACCTAATATCGTAGAAGGATATATAAACACAGGATCCAAAAGACGAAGATCTCTAGCAGGTAACGAACAATGTCTCATCAGTGTCGCTTTATCAAGTTCCAATATCTTCGAATTCCCATTCGGATCAATCCGTATCCAAGACCGGTTTCCAATACCTCTCTTCTTGACGGTTGATATACCAAATCCATGTTGTTGTGGATTCCCAACCCCATTTGTTTCAATTCTTACAGTGTGGGATGAGGTGGTAGGTTCATGGCAATTGGAAGAAGATAGAAATGGTGACGTCAGTTCATCCATTGTTTCTTCACTACATACAACAACTCAAGATAATAACTCACACATTGTTTGACATTTGCCCCTTCCTTGTCAATTTTTCAAGCACCACATCTACAAAATTCACaggaaaaaatataaataataatCAAAATTGAGAATCTGAAATCCAAACATACTCAACTTGTAGCCTTTCATCAAATCAATTTTAACTatataaattttcaaaaaacctGAATCAATCATTGAAAACCCAGAAAACAACAAGAATGGAGATTTACTTTTAAAAGAGAAACTACTAGTAATCATCATTATTACCTGGTGATGAATGAGATAGACTGGGGAAGTATGAGATTGGACTTTGAAtatatcagaagaagaagaaataatcaaACCACTAGTCAGACCAAGAAAATCACAATTATTACTGTTTTACAGATTTCTTTCTGAAAAACGTGATGAAAAAATAAGGCTAGAAGAAGATTCCTTTGTAATTTTTTGGGGAAGGTAAACTGTAAAGAGCGCTTCTCCTTAGATATGGATGGATAGTGATTGGGATGGTAAGATCTTTATCAGCCACATCTGATGTCAAGTCCTTGTGAATTATTGTCTCCATATGTGCCCTCCATCTAAGTTGGGGTCGGGCCACATATACACGTGCTTTGATCAGGCCCATCTTCAcgtatctaaagacttaaaggtctagacaaataaagctctcacGTTGAATGGTGAGGAAACCCACGCTTTCTATTGGCCGAAATaggtcttttttgagttttgtgaaacgagcgttttggtgaggacaattggcaacgtatgattggtttaaagagAATAGGATAggataaaaaaaggaaacaaaattcaatttgaaatttgcgaggacacttggcaacgtatgattggtttaaaaagaataggaaaagatacaaaaaaaaaaacaaattcaatttggaatttgaggacacttggcaacgtatgattggtttaaaaattagaaactcaaaaggaaaacctaacctatcgtttggaattttatggaagtcgaaattcaatttggaaatcgtaTATCTACCGTATAAGGactcttttttccaaattaatacataaaggggaaaaaaatccatatattttctaggaaaataaaatgaaaaaataaataaaatatacacatatactccacctatttaatgtatttgcccgccacaaccaaatcaaaaatacatcgcacCCGGGGCGAGGCGGAGCctcgcgcacaccaaatcaaaaatgcatctgcACAAGATGGGGCAAAGCCCCGcttacaccaaatcaaaaatacatccccacgggcgaggcgaagccccgcacacaccaaatcaaaaatgcatctccacgAGGCGAAGCGAAGCCCCGTGCACACCAAATCAACAATGCATCTCCACGGGGAGGGGCAAACCCcccacacaccaaatcaaaaatgcatccccACGGGCGGgacgaagccccgcgcacaccaaatcaaaaatgcatctccacgggGCGGGGCGAATCCTTgctcacaccaaatcaaaaatgcatccgcACGGGGTTGGGCGGGGCGAAGCCCCATTCGCACGGGGTTGGGCGGGGTGAAGCCCCAcccacaccaaattaaaagaaataaaatgctcgatgcgtagcacgggcacaaataaGAGCATCCCCTCCGAGTCCGATTGCTTCAATTTACGAAAATTTtatgaaaagagaaaaaataaataaaaaagaaattaatAATATAACATAAAGATAAATTTCTTAAAAAGAAATTTTAagaacgggcacctagctcagctggtcatccccgttttccaaagtttcatgcgctccaggaagTCCCAGGTTCGAACCCCCAgtgacgtaatattgcaggaattaacatggaaggtagagtttgtttgtccccttgtgacacaatttcATCCCCTCATCTGCTTCGGCTCCTTTGGATAGATTACCCATGAAACTCGatggtaggctagcacagcaacctgttcaattaatgcagtagtatgttgttggagcttagcttgttaggcatCCAACTAGGTAATGTAACactctttatctaataataataataaataaaaataacttaATTAATTAAAGATAAACGGCCAGGTAATAAGTTGTTTAAAAAAAACTGCTTTATAAAATTGGTCAACATAAATATATGATCCACCCGACCACATTCTAGCCGCGCAGGTATATGTGGCCAATGTCGACGGAAAATCCAGTTGTTGGTTGCTCCTTTAAGGTTTCACCCATGCCTTAAAATGCCTACCCATATTATTTGGTGGGGGACATTTGCTTcctaagggcaattcctatgagAATCACTTAAAATaatcaaaactagtgacaaaatccctaggtgaacaaactagtgataagaaaaaatcggtcatattatttttaataatgtgtaaatttagtttttgttacttttaaaaaagccaaacatacccttcgac
This genomic stretch from Papaver somniferum cultivar HN1 chromosome 5, ASM357369v1, whole genome shotgun sequence harbors:
- the LOC113277171 gene encoding glycine-rich cell wall structural protein 1.8-like — its product is MKVFCVFLTFLLTSAFLLPSAESLRPIKGGGSPKGDSGKVPEVRKGMDTTQGGYGGRSLGGESNQGSQRNKDFPSVNPSTLGVGENGRNCSDSGKEGGGSEGSYTNGEERGNDGATGGGGDGQNEDSDEDDQGNNSNDEDGNSDNDEGNNSNDDEDDNNDKDQGNDRKDDGNDGLGGDTGGNGEGGGAYGGGDNGGNGGFGEGGGGGSGSGGGGGYGAGFGGGYGGGNGGGYGGGGGFGGGVGMGGGFGFGVGGGQGGGGRHGP
- the LOC113280868 gene encoding magnesium transporter MRS2-5-like isoform X2 — translated: MDELTSPFLSSSNCHEPTTSSHTVRIETNGVGNPQQHGFGISTVKKRGIGNRSWIRIDPNGNSKILELDKATLMRHCSLPARDLRLLDPVFIYPSTILGREKAIVVSLEQIRCIITADEVLLMNSLDGCVMQYESELCRRLQTTREQSDNLAFEFRAVELALEFTCMTLDAQVRDEIEQLMDDDGDMAEMYLTEKKERMEVFSSTEQYFSSSFAEEPKMVSKSAPISPVASMSGIHKLETALSGAFSKHGSYMSSSANGYNIEELEMLLEAYFVVVDNTLSKLFTLKEYIDDTEDLINIKLGNVQNQLIQFEVLLTAATFVATIFAVVTGVFGMNLKTTIFDYADGFNWVLIITSSACGFIFMCFLLYFKYKKILPF
- the LOC113280868 gene encoding magnesium transporter MRS2-5-like isoform X1, with translation MDELTSPFLSSSNCHEPTTSSHTVRIETNGVGNPQQHGFGISTVKKRGIGNRSWIRIDPNGNSKILELDKATLMRHCSLPARDLRLLDPVFIYPSTILGREKAIVVSLEQIRCIITADEVLLMNSLDGCVMQYESELCRRLQTTREQSDNLAFEFRAVELALEFTCMTLDAQVKELEMEVYPVLDELATSINTRNLERVRRLKGHLLALTRRVQKVRDEIEQLMDDDGDMAEMYLTEKKERMEVFSSTEQYFSSSFAEEPKMVSKSAPISPVASMSGIHKLETALSGAFSKHGSYMSSSANGYNIEELEMLLEAYFVVVDNTLSKLFTLKEYIDDTEDLINIKLGNVQNQLIQFEVLLTAATFVATIFAVVTGVFGMNLKTTIFDYADGFNWVLIITSSACGFIFMCFLLYFKYKKILPF